TATTTTGGGTATTAAGGTACTGGACCATTTAATTTTCAGTGAGGAGGGGTATTTATCGATGCTGGAGGGTAATCTGTTCTAAAGAAGAAATGAAAACTACCAGGTGCAAGCTCCTTTCGGTTGCCACAAAACCAAATTTTCTCTACTGGTTTTTGGCTTGCACCTGGTTTTCTTATTGCTGGAGCATGAAAAATCAAAGGGAATTAATGAGGAAGAGAAGTCATGGATATTCTAACAGGTATCGGTAACTTGAAAGTTTACTTTTGTATTGATATTGTGTATAATATCGATATATAAATAAACTAGCATGAGAGGAGTCAACTATAAACAATGAAAAACGAACATAAAGTTTTTCAAAGCTCAGAGAGAATACATCTCATCCTTGGACAACAAGGCATAGAGTGTCCTTACGAGCTTGTTCATAGTTGCGACCATGGCCTTCCTATGGGGGAATCCGGCATCCCGTTTCTTGTGGTAATACGTATTGAAGACGATGTTGTGTTTCACACAGCTGTCAGCCATCAGGTACAGATACTTCCTCAGCACAGGATTCCCATGCTTGGATATCCTCAGCTGCTTGCTGGAGTTTCCCGACTCGTAGATACCCGGATCGGTGCCTGCGAAGGCGATGAGCTTCTGGTAGGTGGCAAACTGGGAGATATCGGGAATCTCGGAAAGGAAGTGGGAAGCCGTCACCTCCCCGATACCGGGGATGGACACGAGGATTTCCATCTGGCGTCGGTGCAGGGTCTTCTCGAGCTCCACCAGGGCCTTGGTGAGCTCCTCGTCCCGCTGCTGGCATGCGAGCACGGCCTTGGCGCTGTCACGGACCATGGCGGCACGGTAGCTGACACCTATGGAGGTCTGGGCGAGATCCTTGATGTGCTGTACGGTTATTTCCTCGCTCTTGCGTCCTCTCTGTACCTCCAGTGCCTGCTGCAGTTGCCATTCGGTGGCGTCGAGCACATCCCTTGCACTGCCGTAGACACCCAGAAAAGCCAGCAGGGTCTTGGTGTAGACATTGAATGCAAGCAACTCGGGGAAGGCGACCGCCAGGTCACTCTTGAGGATGGTCTTTGCCTTTGCAAGATCCTCGGCATTGGCGGCCCTGCGCCTGGCGAGCATCTTGCTCTCGCTGTCAAGCTGCATCCTGTCCTCCTGCAATGCACTCATGTGGGCTTGCGCATACCGGGCTATGGTAACGGCATCAAGAGCGTCGGTCTTGGTCCTTCTGAGCGTCTGCCCGTCATGAAAGTGCTTGATGAGCAATGGGTTAATGATACGTGCTTTCCTGCCGTGGTTCAAGAGAAAGTGGTACAGCGGCAGGTGGTAGCCCCCGGTGGATTCCATGACGAACAGCGAGGCATCGCTCACCTGGGTGGAAGCAATGAAGGTAGAGAAGCCGTCATGGTCGAAGGTGAGCGAACCCTGGCTTTGTACTCCCTGGGTTCCCATAACACAGAATGTGGCAGATTTGCTGGCGATATCCAATGCGACGATGGACATAAGAAAACCTCCTGTGGGTTAGAAAATGGATCCCGTTTTCCAGTCTCCCGCTTGAAAGAAGCTCGATGGCTTAA
This sequence is a window from uncultured Sphaerochaeta sp.. Protein-coding genes within it:
- a CDS encoding IS110 family transposase — protein: MSIVALDIASKSATFCVMGTQGVQSQGSLTFDHDGFSTFIASTQVSDASLFVMESTGGYHLPLYHFLLNHGRKARIINPLLIKHFHDGQTLRRTKTDALDAVTIARYAQAHMSALQEDRMQLDSESKMLARRRAANAEDLAKAKTILKSDLAVAFPELLAFNVYTKTLLAFLGVYGSARDVLDATEWQLQQALEVQRGRKSEEITVQHIKDLAQTSIGVSYRAAMVRDSAKAVLACQQRDEELTKALVELEKTLHRRQMEILVSIPGIGEVTASHFLSEIPDISQFATYQKLIAFAGTDPGIYESGNSSKQLRISKHGNPVLRKYLYLMADSCVKHNIVFNTYYHKKRDAGFPHRKAMVATMNKLVRTLYALLSKDEMYSL